The Musa acuminata AAA Group cultivar baxijiao chromosome BXJ2-2, Cavendish_Baxijiao_AAA, whole genome shotgun sequence genome contains the following window.
CTTCCTTTGATGTTTACTTTCATCATTcatcacatcataaaaaaacaAGGTCACCTGTATTCATTATAGCACTTGCTACATGATATcaaatttataagaaattataaatttaatcAAGGTACAAGCAATAATGTACATCCAAACATTTACTCGGTTAGATTAGCGAAGAAACAATGAAACTAGTGATTAGGTAGATCAAATCTCAAATTAAGGCTTTTCTCCCAAAAAGACATACAGAAATCTAATACAAATTGACTACCAGCAGTCCTCATAGTcactaggtctctatctttctatGCTAAGACATCCAAAGAATACGATTTTGACTACCAGAGTTCCAGTATCTCTCCATTTGAAATCACAAGAACATCACAAGCAACAGTCATGCACATCAATGTAAATATAAGAATCACAAAAACTTGTATTTGATCAATGAAACCTTCAGATCTACAATTTAGTTGTTTCATGTTACGCTTCCGgatttccacaattcataagtaaCCTAGAAATCGACTGTTTAATCATATTTGTTTCTTCTAGTTTCTAGATCGTGTATTCTCAATAACTCGTTAATAAAAAATGAAATCCATTTCATAGGATCTAGCAAAATAATGGTAAAAGATCAACAAAAATATGGACCTAACAACATCAAAATTCGAGGAAAAGATCGCGTCTAATACCTCGGGAAATAATGGATTTTGATCCAAAGGAGAACCGCATGGCATCGAACTCGTCCTCCTCGGACTCATCGTTGAACTCCTGGAAGTCAGCCTTCCCCTCCTCCTGGACCTCCACCATGAGACGCTTCCCCCTCTTCGGCTTACCCGGCCACAGGTGCTCTGCCGTCACCCGCCACAAGGCGGTCGTCGGTATGAAGTCAGAGATGATTGCATTTCCGGACATCCCCGGAACCCATTCTTCCAACGTCGAAAGCTCCCTCCTGTTTTGGCCTTTCCTTACCTGTCTTCTTTATTACCTGTTGAGAGGGACGGTGACGGTTTTTATAGGATTGACTATACCTTGTTATTGAtaattctttttaaaaaataataaattattattttataatttacagtccttgtaataatgatttttattttattttacccCTATAATCTCGTATTTTATCTTTGCTAATATCACTCACGGCACACTTAATATTGAGAAGAAAATGAAAtataagaggaagaaaaaggggaTGAGAGGAGGACGAAAAGAGAGAAGATGatgataatatttatattttttaaaaaaatagtttaaaaatatttaaataaaattataaatagtaaaatgagGATATAAAGAATATTTTCCTTTTAGCATTTTtgattatatgtttaaaaatatgatattttgacCATTTTTACAATAGTTCAGAAGACACCATCTTTTATCTTTTGAAAGAGTTTATATCAActcaaaaaatatcatatcatgaatatttatataaattgatTGTATAAAGTAGTGATAATTGAAGGTGTGTGACAAATACAATTATCATTGGTAATTGAGGGAttatatttgataaaaatatattttattatttttaggtgATTATACAAAGTAATGGGTTACCACTTGCAATTTAGGgtaatctttaattttttttaatctttacaaTTTAGGGTAATCTTTTGACTACAGTTTGAAACTTTAGATCACATAATTATCCtttaaagaataataatattaaaattatttggacattttatatcttttaaaattcAAACTAGCTGATACTAATCTCCATAGAAATAGTTAACCTAAGTCTTATATATGGACATTAAGAGGAGGGGTATAGgtgagaaaattttaatattcaaaatttataaagACATTTAAATACAAAACAAGCTTGATTATGTATAGCTGAACACatcttatctatctatctatctatctaccaTGGAAATCAAAGATGGATGATGAAACCTTTGACCTCAATTCATTACTACTAAACACAGCAAGTATCAAGTGAGTGTATAAACAAAATGACAAGTGACTGGTAGCAAGATGTATTGATGCTGGCACATCATGTTTAATCTCATTCATCCCTCCATCTACATATTTGTGGATTATGGAACCTTTTTGTCCCCATCAGAAAACTTTTTGACTTTTGCAAAAGAAAAAAGGTCATTTGCAAAAGAAATGCCATCTTGACTTTTGCATAAAGAAAGGGGAAAAAGGGAGTTCTTGGCACACCCACAGCCTacaatttatgaaagattttctGCAAGTCAATTTGTGGATTTATTACATAGAGGCTGCAAGCTCTGATGCTTCATAAATGTGATGACACATGAAATTAATGTTATGAATGCTAAAAGAATTCAGGAAGCTGGAGAGGTTGAGGACAGGCAGCTCAGTTGACTGCTGGCAGCAAGTTTGAGATTCATAATGCAATGCAATTTGGTCAACCACCGAAGCAAAAGCAGCAGACCTAATAACTCTTCAACCATTGACTTGTTTTGTTGGCCTTCTTCGTCATCCCTGACCTTGTCGAGGAATTAAGAAGCTCCACTTCACCTCATATTTAAATCTGCTTTCACTGGCAGGAAACTATGATATTTTCTGAGCTTCGAGGATGTGATGCATGTGTTGGATATCCCCCGATACAGTCTCTTTTAGAAGAAAATGTTGGATTAAACTCTCGTTGCCCTTTTACTGTACTCATATGTGGAATGGCATTCTCTTACAGACAAATGAATGAATATTCACCTGTAGAAGATTCTTCATTTGTTCTTCTGCTAAAAAGCTCTTACTAGTTGATAGGATATTTAATCTTTATGTGATACTGCGACAACATCGGAGTCTTCGTCTTCTTTCCTTCATGCTTTAGAAAACTCGTCGTCTCTAACACTGTTCATgtgacacaaaaaaaaagaagaaggcgaTGATGCATTGAGTTCTCTTCAGATGTAGCGGACAAATCCTTCCTGAGACAGCCACCGAAACCAATGATTAAACGAATGACTGATAATGCCAACATCACCTTTTAGATGCCACTGGACTATTACTGTCTGATCAAATCAAGCAGCGGATCAAGCCAGATTTTGTTTTAGATTTGCTCTCACATTTGGCTGCAGACTGCATCTCGATGGAAAGAACACATTTAATTTGACCTGATCTAAAAGAACCGATGACAAGCAAGAGATTAGTCAACCAAACCGACATTGATCCAACTGGAGGAGCTATCTAAATCGAAGcaagaacaagaagaaaggaAGCCTTTAGCAGCTGAAACAGAGTCAGCAACACGCATACACCACAAAGAAGAGCATCGGGTTTCAATGATCAACTAGCGATAGCACATGGGACTGGGGATGATTAGATGTGATATACATCATTTGAATATTCTAATTACTCTGGTTTCAAGGTGATTCGGTGCTCGAGGTTCTTACCGGTGCGAGGTGTAGAGAACGATCGTGGTCCACGCATGTGATGTACCTCTGTGTGAGACAATTCATAGTGTCGGTGGGGTACCAATCTGGAAGGTATCATTTGGCCTCATGTTTCCCTCTGCAGCTTCGACCAGACACTTCAGATTTCTCTTCACGGTCTGTGCTTTCTGTGATGTCTACTTCCACTCGAGATGGTCTGCCGTGGTGCCGAAGAGCATGAATTCCCCGTACACATTCGCACGGCCGAGAAACCGTGATCTACCGCAATGCTTGCTCTCTGCAAACCAGAAAGATCGCTGTCAAGAGACAGCAGATGCTAATCATTTCTGTGGACGTCCTCCAGCTCAAGAACTATACGGACCCACCGATCACTGTAGACAGATTCTGAGAGAAAAATAATGAGCTGACGGCAGTAAAAATATCGGAGATCTTGTCCATCGATGTGAAATCTGGAAGGACCATGTTGCAGATCTTAGCTGAAACACGAACCTAACAGTAAGTAACAAGAGAAAGGAAAACAAAGGCAAATCAATTTCAGAAGCATTTGGGGATGATGAATTCATTCTCTCGTGGTGCCAATCTACAATATCTCAGAACTAACAACAAAAAGGAAGGACGAAGAGTGAGAGCACGAGATATCCATTATCCCAATCCCACCCGGAAACTACTCACAACATAGCAACAAAGAGAAGTAGATATGAAAGAATGCTTGCAAACTCGGCAACTCAGATCAATGCATGCGCTCATGGTTCTATCTTAACCATGGAGTTTCCTGTACACATTTAGTGGAAACCCAGAATGCTAAGTCTTCTCCTGTCTCAGTGGAAGTAGAATGCTGTATTCATGAACTGGTCGGAGCTTTTGAAACGGGAAGACGTCCCTGCTCGACATCGCATCCTCGAGGACCACAGGAAGCGCCGCCCGTCCTGCTTCCGCGGATCAGAAGCCTTCGCAGCGACCTCAATGTTGCCAGCGACCTTATGTCTTCCTCGGATGGCATACTCGCAGGAAGGGGCGAATTTGGAGCGTGGACACCCAGAGGAGTCCCTGAAGAAGACGCAGAAGAACCCGAACTCCCTTCTTGTGATTCCGAATCCTCTGATGCACAACGCAGGACATGCGCCGGTATCTCCGGTGAGGTTTCTTCCGGATGCAGGTCGCCGGGAACCAGGGCAGAGACGAATTCGGAGTCTCCGGGCTTGTCCACCACCGCCGGGCTCCGGCATATGGGGCAGGTGGAGTGGGAGGAGAACCACGTATCGATGCAGTGGAGATGGAAGGCGTGGCCGCACCTGGGCAGCAGCCGGGAGGCCTCCCCCTCCGACAGCTCGCAGAGGCAGACCGCGCACTCCAGGCCCTCCTTGCAGTCCCCGGCACGGACCACCACCGAGGGGAGCGCAGCGACGGACGCCGCATCGAGGCCGCGCCGTTGCGGGACAGCCGCTGGCGCCGCAAAGCGGTCACGGCCGCCGACGGAGACCGGGATGGCGCCCCAGTAGTGCTTGGCGCGGAGGTAGAGGAAGAAAACAAGAACGAAGAGCGCGAAGGATGCGGCCACCCCCCCGACCATGATCCCGGCGGTCGCCGTCAGCGACGGCCTGCCTACTCC
Protein-coding sequences here:
- the LOC103976733 gene encoding RING-H2 finger protein ATL3-like, translated to MSGTGQAMGGVGRPSLTATAGIMVGGVAASFALFVLVFFLYLRAKHYWGAIPVSVGGRDRFAAPAAVPQRRGLDAASVAALPSVVVRAGDCKEGLECAVCLCELSEGEASRLLPRCGHAFHLHCIDTWFSSHSTCPICRSPAVVDKPGDSEFVSALVPGDLHPEETSPEIPAHVLRCASEDSESQEGSSGSSASSSGTPLGVHAPNSPLPASMPSEEDIRSLATLRSLRRLLIRGSRTGGASCGPRGCDVEQGRLPVSKAPTSS